The Acropora palmata chromosome 10, jaAcrPala1.3, whole genome shotgun sequence genome contains a region encoding:
- the LOC141894641 gene encoding transmembrane protein 248-like — protein sequence MADCRCCKNLLGFAASRPPCFVFTVCLTAFAIGLFSLGYFVQLYDWIDDSGEEISSKGWNSLLINLGSSEFCILGNQSFLQNSTHANSTNVTYHLAPAGYTTVNIPQLDLFITPSDGFSEMVANVTYITTTIVAKELGLIGSVSPDFTVNITLNLKQPWSMDCQGGKCKPLYVETCGSVTLPANIVPQHILLGNPSSCNVSSDVNIVEMVNNEKYRTTVFPVDKQCIDGIRAETYLPLKDKGTPTGTISMMDASAVNLRLQYSSYFLFVLVITCVLYGMIKGRPGKQGFIKKSMLPV from the exons ATGGCTGATTGCAGATGCTGCAAGAATTTACTTGGTTTTGCAGCCTCTCGTCCACCTTGCTTTGTGTTCACCGTGTGCCTGACTGCCTTTGCAATCGGCTTGTTTTCACTTGGGTATTTTGTGCAGTTGTATGACTGGATTGATGATAGTGGAGAGGAAATCTCGAGCAag GGCTGGAATTCTCTTCTCATTAATTTGGGTTCTTCAGAGTTTTGCATCCTTGGAAATCAAAGCTTCCTCCAAAATTCCACTCATGCAAATTCCACCAATGTAACTTACCACCTAGCTCCTGCTGGATATACCACTGTTAATATTCCACAACTGGATCTCTTCATTACTCCTTCAGATGGTTTCAGTGAAATGGTTGCTAATGTAACATATATAACCACCACCATAGTGGCTAAAGAACTTGGCTTGATAG GCTCTGTGTCACCTGATTTCACTGTCAATATAACACTGAACTTGAAGCAACCCTGGTCCATGG ACTGCCAGGGAGGAAAGTGCAAACCTTTATATGTCGAGACATGTGGATCTGTTACCTTACCAGCCAATATTGTTCCACAACACATATT GCTAGGAAATCCTTCATCATGCAATGTTTCCTCAGATGTTAACATAGTGGAAATGGTTAACAACGAAAAATATAGAACAACAGTTTTTCCAGTTGATAAACAATGTATTGACGGCATAAGAGCAGAGACTTATTTGCCATTGAAAGATAAAGGCACTCCAACTGGAACAATTTCTATG atGGATGCCTCAGCGGTAAACTTACGGCTTCAGTACTCCAGTTACTTCCTATTTGTGTTGGTCATCACTTGTGTTCTGTATGGCATGATTAAAGGACGACCGGGCAAACAGGGCTTCATCAAAAAG